A region of Pleurocapsa minor HA4230-MV1 DNA encodes the following proteins:
- a CDS encoding restriction endonuclease subunit S, which produces MKLKEQKTNWKYPQMGEVCNFIGGSQPPKSEFIFEPKEGYVRLLQIRDYKSDKNITYISQQKARRFCSKDDIMIGRYGPPLFQILRGLEGAYNVALMKASPKNANILDREYLYYFLKNERLFNYVVSNSERTAGQDGVKKELLETYQIPLPPLEEQKRIAAILDKADAIRRKRKEAIALTEELLRSTFLDMFGDPVTNPKGWKVVKFEEIFESIRYGTSTPPIFEDKGIPFVRATNIKNGTIVTNDLRFISSVEARKIEKCKLKYGDIVIVRSGVNSGDSAFISKEYENAYAGYDMIIDISPSLSIFYNYLINDNSGKQMIEPLTRRAGQPHLNADQVRNLEFILPPQNLIIDFNEVFDIYNLEKQKLDISLGYLDNLFNSLLQKAFRGEL; this is translated from the coding sequence ATGAAATTAAAAGAACAAAAAACTAACTGGAAATATCCTCAGATGGGGGAAGTTTGCAACTTTATTGGTGGAAGTCAACCACCAAAAAGTGAATTTATTTTTGAACCTAAAGAGGGTTATGTAAGATTACTGCAAATACGAGACTACAAGTCTGATAAAAATATAACGTATATTTCACAGCAAAAAGCTCGTAGATTTTGTAGTAAAGATGACATCATGATTGGTCGTTATGGACCACCTTTATTTCAAATCCTAAGAGGATTAGAGGGAGCTTATAATGTTGCATTGATGAAAGCTTCGCCTAAAAACGCAAACATTTTAGATAGAGAATATTTATATTATTTTCTTAAAAACGAAAGGTTATTTAATTATGTTGTTTCTAACTCTGAGAGAACAGCAGGTCAAGATGGCGTAAAAAAAGAGTTGCTTGAAACATATCAAATCCCCCTTCCTCCCCTCGAAGAACAAAAGCGCATAGCTGCGATACTGGATAAAGCTGATGCTATTCGACGGAAGCGAAAAGAAGCGATCGCCCTAACCGAAGAACTCTTGCGATCGACCTTCCTCGATATGTTTGGCGATCCTGTTACTAACCCGAAAGGGTGGAAAGTGGTTAAGTTTGAGGAAATATTTGAAAGTATAAGATATGGAACTAGCACCCCGCCTATTTTTGAGGATAAAGGCATTCCCTTTGTTAGAGCTACGAACATTAAAAACGGCACGATTGTGACAAATGACTTAAGGTTTATTAGTTCGGTAGAGGCGAGAAAAATTGAAAAATGCAAGCTTAAATATGGAGATATTGTCATTGTCAGAAGTGGTGTAAACTCTGGCGATAGTGCTTTTATTTCAAAAGAGTATGAAAATGCGTATGCTGGCTACGATATGATTATCGACATCAGCCCATCGCTTTCTATTTTTTACAATTACCTAATAAACGATAATTCAGGAAAGCAAATGATCGAACCTCTTACAAGGAGAGCAGGTCAACCACATCTGAATGCAGATCAAGTCAGAAATCTTGAATTTATTCTGCCTCCTCAAAATCTAATTATTGATTTCAATGAAGTCTTTGATATTTACAACTTAGAAAAACAAAAACTGGATATATCGTTAGGTTATTTAGATAATCTTTTCAACTCGTTGCTGCAAAAAGCCTTTCGTGGGGAACTATAA